The Anastrepha ludens isolate Willacy chromosome 2, idAnaLude1.1, whole genome shotgun sequence genome contains a region encoding:
- the LOC128869710 gene encoding zinc finger CCCH domain-containing protein 13, producing MENFGSEIGQKMRSAVKAKLLELGTGGTAGYIDDELPDYVMIMVANKRSKQQMIADLNLFLGSQTELFVTWLHEVLQKLQEVTLPAVSATKKRKAEPKQEVVSKKDRKTSKRDRKTSTSKKSADEVQSTSVNTTEKSAGATNAPTVPPINSITDVFADVFLEKAKKTLSTTAETTSHIKKAKSNTKTTSTDTTTKTPTTKSINEKSISAIDTTPIQDERCNGAGGDGDSVTRKSSGSTAPVSSGNREKDLAELAEIQKKIYAAKKHLRQLGELDDNTDDDDDFINLKEDGMEDEEGENVSPQETEMISTIQTEQQISTRRSPIIFDAGEKQIQEPISTEKEIADISSHFTPPPQELVAKKMIKTSEQLNSSGGRGQSPSKQQNQEREKESVHDREHDKQWNRDHERDKRETPFEATKRPVHERLGVRLAAARESQFPVRRPREDKPLFVPSFRRKDNGNERDREWDRERERERDKDRELERERIRERERQRERERDRERERERNRGPAQLRGRSEDRRKDRDLERERERQRDRGRDRSRDQVNRRKENEPRMRRSLSPILRRTTSTNHNRALPNITVSAIVKPHYAKKDIADANSDDDGNDGSSSTSGTSSDSEEDSANEDASPSHSSQTQRQRIGSRVIVAPIKPVESSEEEDKSLNSIIKIKPRAPVSPSKQACKTLLLRAVAEAQRSTIIKSRHKEQKVAANKISNIVKDPTDERKLYTKGYRERLNRGAKVTSTSSTSNLFRRATQNLVIKVESDMPLRKRRRAEMNEIVGTDQADFEEDEGEEVKLEEKYVPGTVFQRVDSNHEYVYVPQMIRIKNEDQESNESDETDETTEDGNDNDKTSLDKGSQRKTQFVVTLNDEKSALKFMNRASAALKRARSESPLQQVSSSSSISRSKRAEASSTTTTTTVTQGARPPAAREKEHNSRRSNIKSRLSAKVVPTSTVPRISDHDSSNSLPATPPLRRSDLIEAYRKPKEIKKIIIKNDTDDEEMSPKKLSSTVVVSNDNPQRKHKRTHSEDRNNQSARSATPTPTRKSEQGVSSKTPPKSKRTPISSQHDSRSRDLDYYDRDNVSASKRRSKSEDSAYERERERERERDRERERERGRERERDRERDRERIHERAASRDYSADRQSGEERRKISTRNVEAKKYDNIPSLSSVTLDSAAVRVLKTKERCKYHPNCTKQFCDFYHPTAPCKSFPNCKYADKCLYSHPHCKYDLACTNLDCNYSHSGPRDPAQLVPQAPPLSSHVVPVQNYKSISATAAASTMCKYYPTCTKVGCTFYHPKPCRFGKNCINKLECNFYHHEVQSSSKFKWVASVV from the exons atggaaaactttGGCAGTGAAATTGGCCAAAAAATGCGG AGTGCTGTAAAAGCCAAGCTCTTAGAGTTAGGCACTGGTGGCACTGCCGGCTATATAGACGATGAATTGCCTGATTATGTGATGATTATGGTGGCAAACAAGCGTTCCAAACAGCAAATGATTGCCGACCTTAATCTTTTTCTGGGCTCGCAGACTGAACTGTTTGTAACTTGGCTACATGAGGTGCTACAGAAGTTGCAAGAAGTCACTTTGCCGGCAGTTAGTG CAACTAAAAAACGTAAAGCAGAACCAAAACAAGAAGTGGTAAGCAAGAAGGATCGTAAAACTAGCAAGAGAGATCGAAAAACATCTACATCAAAAAAATCAGCAGATGAAGTGCAAAGTACGTCTGTGAACACTACCGAAAAATCAGCAGGTGCTACCAACGCACCAACAGTGCCACCCATTAACTCTATTACTGACGTATTTGCTGATGTATTTCttgaaaaagcaaagaaaacacTCAGCACAACTGCTGAAACGACATCGCATATTAAAAAAGCTAAAAGCAACACCAAAACGACGAGTActgacacaacaacaaaaaccccAACAACCAAGTCTATAAATGAAAAGTCTATATCGGCAATAGATACTACACCAATCCAAGACGAACGTTGCAATGGCGCTGGCGGAGATGGTGACAGCGTTACCAGAAAGAGCTCAGGATCAACTGCGCCGGTAAGCAGTGGCAATAGGGAAAAAGATTTGGCGGAgttggcagaaatacaaaagaaaatctaTGCAGCTAAAAAGCATTTACGGCAGTTAGGTGAACTGGATGATAacactgatgatgatgatgatttcattaatttgaagGAAGATGGCATGGAGGACGAGGAAGGGGAAAATGTTAGCCCACAAGAAACTGAAatg aTTTCAACCATACAAACCGAACAGCAAATTAGCACGAGGAGAAGCCCGATAATTTTTGACGCAGGCGAGAAACAAATACAGGAACCGATATCTACAGAAAAGGAAATAGCAGATATATCTTCGCATTTCACACCTCCGCCTCAAGAATTAGTTgccaaaaaaatgataaaaaccaGTGAACAATTAAATAGTAGTGGAGGACGAGGTCAATCCCCATCAAAGCAGCAAAATCAGGAAAGAGAGAAAGAAAGCGTTCATGACCGTGAACATGACAAGCAATGGAACCGGGATCACGAGCGTGATAAACGCGAGACCCCGTTTGAGGCAACTAAAAGGCCTGTGCATGAACGATTGGGCGTACGTCTGGCAGCAGCACGCGAATCGCAATTTCCTGTTCGTCGCCCACGGGAAGATAAACCACTTTTCGTGCCATCCTTCCGTAGGAAAGACAACGGTAATGAACGTGATAGAGAGTGGGATCGCGAAAGAGAACGAGAGCGCGATAAAGATAGAGAACTTGAACGTGAACGGATAAGAGAAAGGGAACGGCAGCGAGAACGAGAACGCGATAGAGAAAGAGAACGTGAAAGAAATCGTGGTCCGGCACAATTGCGTGGCAGAAGTGAAGACAGGCGTAAAGATCGCGATTTGGAGCGTGAACGTGAACGCCAAAGAGATCGCGGCAGAGACCGAAGCCGCGATCAAGTTAATAGGCGTAAGGAGAATGAACCAAGAATGCGACGCTCGTTATCGCCAATACTACGTCGCACTACATCGACTAACCACAATCGCGCACTGCCCAACATTACTGTATCAGCTATCGTTAAACCCCATTATGCCAAGAAGGATATTGCCGACGCAAATAGTGATGATGATGGTAATGATGGCTCCTCATCAACATCAGGAACCTCTTCGGATAGCGAAGAAGATAGTGCCAATGAAGATGCGTCACCTTCACATTCGTCGCAAACGCAGCGCCAACGTATCGGTTCGCGTGTTATCGTAGCGCCAATCAAACCAGTCGAATCATCGGAGGAAGAAGACAAATCATTGAattcaattataaaaattaagcctcGCGCCCCAGTCTCACCCAGTAAACAGGCTTGCAAGACGCTGTTGTTACGTGCCGTTGCCGAAGCACAACGATCCACTATAATTAAGTCACGACACAAAGAACAGAAAGTGGcagcaaataaaattagtaataTTGTGAAAGATCCTACAGATGAGCGCAAACTGTATACCAAAGGCTATCGCGAGAGACTAAATCGTGGCGCGAAAGTCACATCCACTTCCTCCACATCGAATTTGTTTAGGCGTGCAACGCAAAATCTTGTAATAAAAGTGGAAAGCGATATGCCATTGCGGAAACGACGGCGAGCGGAAATGAATGAGATTGTTGGCACCGACCAGGCAGATTTTGAAGAAGATGAAGGAGAAGAAGTAAAATTGGAGGAGAAATATGTGCCAGGCACGGTATTCCAACGGGTTGATTCCAATCACGAATACGTGTACGTACCGCAAATGATACGCATAAAAAATGAGGATCAGGAGAGCAACGAAAGTGACGA AACCGATGAAACGACTGAAGATGGAAATGATAATGACAAGACCTCTTTGGATAAGGGATCGCAAAGGAAAACGCAGTTTGTGGTTACCCTTAATG ATGAAAAATCCGCATTGAAGTTCATGAATAGAGCTTCAGCCGCATTGAAACGCGCACGTTCTGAATCGCCATTGCAACAAGTGTCATCTTCATCTTCGATTTCGCGTTCTAAACGTGCCGAAGCCTCAtctacaaccacaacaacaacagtaacgcAAGGCGCAAGACCACCAGCCGCACGCGAGAAAGAACACAACAGTCGCCGTTCAAACATTAAATCGCGTCTTTCTGCGAAAGTGGTGCCAACCTCAACAGTACCACGCATCAGTGATCACGACTCGTCGAACTCATTGCCAGCAACACCGCCACTACGGCGCTCTGATTTAATTGAAGCCTACCGCAAgccaaaagaaattaaaaagatcatcattaaaaatgatacagaCGACGAAGAGATGAGCCCAAAAAAGTTGTCCTCGACTGTGGTTGTTAGCAATGACAATCCACAACGCAAACACAAGCGGACGCACAGCGAAGACCGAAACAATCAAAGCGCACGCTCGGCTACACCAACTCCGACAAGAAAATCAGAGCAGGGCGTATCGTCGAAAACCCCGCCCAAAAGTAAACGCACGCCAATTAGTAGTCAACATGACAGTAGATCGCGTGACTTAGATTATTACGATCGTGATAATGTTTCAGCAAGTAAACGACGTTCCAAAAGCGAGGATAGCGCATACGAGAGAGAACGCGAACGTGAACGCGAACGCGATCGTGAACGGGAGCGTGAACGAGGACGAGAGAGGGAACGTGATCGTGAGCGTGACCGTGAACGAATTCACGAACGTGCTGCATCACGCGATTATTCCGCTGATCGCCAGAGTGGCGAGGAGCGGCGCAAGATCTCAACGCGAAATGTGGAGGCGAAAAAGTATGACAACATACCTTCTc TGAGCTCCGTCACCTTGGACTCAGCAGCGGTACGTGTGCTCAAGACAAAGGAACGTTGTAAATATCACCCAAATTGCACAAaacaattttgtgatttttatcaTCCGACGGCGCCATGTAAAAGTTTCCCCAACTGCAAATATGCAGATAAATGCTTGTACTCACACCCGCACTGCAAATACGATCTCGCCTGCACGAATCTCGACTGCAATTACTCGCACAGCGGACCGCGTGATCCGGCACAACTGGTACCACAAGCGCCGCCTTTAT CCTCCCACGTCGTGCCTGTACAAAATTACAAATCGATTTCAGCCACAGCAGCCGCTAGCACCATGTGCAAATACTACCCCACATGCACAAAGGTTGGGTGCACTTTCTACCATCCCAAACCATGTCGATTTGGCAAGAATTGCATAAATAAGTTGGAGTGTAATTTCTATCATCATGAAGTGCAGAGCAGCAGCAAATTTAAGTGGGTCGCCTCGGTTGTTTAA